From Tiliqua scincoides isolate rTilSci1 chromosome 2, rTilSci1.hap2, whole genome shotgun sequence, the proteins below share one genomic window:
- the LOC136640500 gene encoding E3 ubiquitin-protein ligase TRIM7-like produces MVSRLLVSFLPSLHPTAKVTLDPDTAHPRLVLSEDCKSVRREDECQDLPDNPERFDSHAFVLGREGFTAARHFCEVTVGGEGWWAVGVARRSVRRKGELSISPEEGIWAVGKRGGQYVVFNDSAYTPLSLSQKLKKIRVTLDCAGGRVAFSDADTGVHIHTHSGASFCRETLLPFFYVLGDKAHLRLSP; encoded by the coding sequence ATGGTCTCCAGGCTGCTCgtctctttcctcccctccctccacccaacagcaaaggtgactctggatccagacacggctCATCCCCGACTCGTCCTGTCCGAGGACTGCAAGAGTGTGAGACGGGAAGATGAATGTCAAGATCTGCCCGACAATCCTGAGAGATTTGACAGCCATGCTTTTGTGCTGGGCCGTGAGGGCTTCACAGCAGCGAGACACTTCTGCGAGGtcactgtgggaggggagggatggtGGGCTGTGGGGGTGGCCAGAAggtctgtgaggagaaagggcGAGTTAAGTATTAGTCCTGAGGAagggatctgggctgtggggaAGAGGGGAGGTCAGTATGTAGTTTTTAATGACTCTGCTTATACTCCTCTGTCCCTGAGCCAGAAGCTCAAGAAGATCCGAGTGACTCTGGACTGTGCTGGGGGACGGGTGGCCTTTTCTGATGCTGACACAGGAGTCCATATCCACACTCACTCAGGGGCCTCCTTCTGCCGAGagaccctcctccccttcttttatgTGTTAGGTGATAAAGCCCACCTGAGACTCTCTCCCTGA